Proteins co-encoded in one Streptomyces roseochromogenus subsp. oscitans DS 12.976 genomic window:
- the acnA gene encoding aconitate hydratase AcnA, protein MSANSFDARSTLQVGDESYEIFRLDKVEGSARLPYSLKVLLENLLRTEDGANITADHIRALGNWDSQAQPSQEIQFTPARVIMQDFTGVPCVVDLATMREAVKELGGDPAKINPLAPAELVIDHSVIADKFGTNDAFKQNVELEYGRNKERYQFLRWGQTAFDEFKVVPPGTGIVHQVNIEHLARVVMVRDGKAYPDTLVGTDSHTTMVNGLGVLGWGVGGIEAEAAMLGQPVSMLIPRVVGFKLTGELQPGTTATDLVLTITEMLRKHGVVGKFVEFYGEGVAATSLANRATIGNMSPEFGSTAAIFPIDDETLNYLRLTGRSEQQVALVETYAKQQGLWLDPKAEPDFSEKLELDLSTVVPSIAGPKRPQDRIVLANAAEQFKLDVRNYVDDADEAGKESFPASDAPAVHPNGFPSNPVPVTAPDGTTYELDHGAVTVAAITSCTNTSNPYVMIGAALVAKKAVEKGLTRKPWVKSTLAPGSKVVTDYFEKAGLTPYLDKLGFNLVGYGCTTCIGNSGPLPEEVSKAVNDHDLAVTSVLSGNRNFEGRINPDVKMNYLASPPLVVAYAIAGSMKVDITRDALGTDQDGNPVYLKDIWPTEAEVNDVVANAIGEDMFEKSYADVFAGDAQWQSLPVPTGNTFEWDAESTYVRKPPYFEGMGMEPAPVTDIAGARVLAKLGDSVTTDHISPAGAIKADTPAGQYLTEHGVERRDFNSYGSRRGNHEVMIRGTFANIRLRNQIAPGTEGGYTRDFTQEGGPVSFIYDASQNYQAAGTPLVVLAGKEYGSGSSRDWAAKGTALLGVKAVIAESYERIHRSNLIGMGVLPLQFPEGASAASLGLTGEETFSFSGVTELNEGTTPRTVKVSTDTGVEFDAVVRIDTPGEADYYRNGGIMQYVLRNLIRK, encoded by the coding sequence GTGTCGGCGAACAGCTTCGACGCCCGCAGCACGCTGCAGGTGGGCGACGAGTCGTACGAGATCTTCCGGCTGGACAAGGTGGAGGGCTCGGCCCGCCTGCCGTACAGCCTCAAGGTCCTGCTGGAGAACCTGCTCCGCACGGAGGACGGCGCGAACATCACCGCCGACCACATCCGTGCCCTCGGCAACTGGGACTCCCAGGCCCAGCCCAGCCAGGAGATCCAGTTCACGCCGGCCCGCGTGATCATGCAGGACTTCACCGGCGTGCCCTGTGTCGTGGACCTCGCCACGATGCGTGAGGCCGTGAAGGAGCTCGGCGGTGATCCCGCCAAGATCAACCCGCTGGCGCCGGCCGAGCTGGTCATCGACCACTCCGTCATCGCCGACAAGTTCGGCACGAACGACGCCTTCAAGCAGAACGTCGAGCTGGAGTACGGCCGTAACAAGGAGCGCTACCAGTTCCTGCGCTGGGGCCAGACCGCCTTCGACGAGTTCAAGGTCGTCCCGCCGGGCACCGGCATCGTCCACCAGGTGAACATCGAGCACCTGGCCCGCGTCGTCATGGTCCGCGACGGCAAGGCCTACCCCGACACCCTCGTCGGCACCGACTCGCACACCACCATGGTCAACGGCCTCGGCGTCCTCGGCTGGGGCGTCGGCGGCATCGAGGCCGAGGCCGCCATGCTCGGCCAGCCGGTCTCCATGCTCATCCCGCGCGTCGTCGGCTTCAAGCTCACCGGTGAGCTGCAGCCCGGCACCACCGCCACCGACCTCGTGCTCACCATCACCGAGATGCTCCGCAAGCACGGTGTGGTCGGCAAGTTCGTGGAGTTCTACGGCGAGGGTGTGGCGGCCACGAGCCTCGCCAACCGCGCCACCATCGGCAACATGTCGCCGGAGTTCGGCTCCACCGCCGCGATCTTCCCGATCGACGACGAGACCCTGAACTACCTGCGCCTGACCGGCCGCTCCGAGCAGCAGGTCGCGCTCGTCGAGACCTACGCCAAGCAGCAGGGCCTCTGGCTGGACCCGAAGGCCGAGCCGGACTTCTCCGAGAAGCTCGAACTGGACCTGTCCACGGTCGTGCCGTCCATCGCCGGGCCGAAGCGCCCGCAGGACCGCATCGTCCTCGCCAACGCCGCCGAGCAGTTCAAGCTGGACGTCCGCAACTACGTGGACGACGCAGACGAGGCGGGCAAGGAGTCCTTCCCGGCCTCCGACGCCCCGGCCGTCCACCCCAACGGCTTCCCGTCCAACCCGGTTCCGGTCACCGCCCCCGACGGCACGACCTACGAGCTGGACCACGGTGCGGTGACGGTCGCGGCCATCACCTCCTGCACCAACACGTCCAACCCGTACGTCATGATCGGCGCCGCCCTGGTCGCCAAGAAGGCGGTCGAGAAGGGCCTGACCCGCAAGCCGTGGGTCAAGTCCACCCTCGCCCCGGGTTCGAAGGTCGTCACCGACTACTTCGAGAAGGCCGGCCTCACCCCGTACCTGGACAAGCTGGGCTTCAACCTCGTCGGCTACGGCTGCACCACCTGCATCGGCAACTCCGGTCCGCTGCCGGAGGAGGTCTCCAAGGCCGTCAACGACCACGACCTCGCGGTCACCTCGGTCCTGTCCGGCAACCGCAACTTCGAGGGCCGGATCAACCCCGACGTCAAGATGAACTACCTGGCGTCCCCGCCGCTGGTCGTCGCGTACGCCATCGCGGGCTCCATGAAGGTGGACATCACCCGTGACGCCCTGGGCACCGACCAGGACGGCAACCCGGTCTACCTGAAGGACATCTGGCCGACCGAGGCCGAGGTCAACGACGTCGTCGCCAACGCCATCGGCGAGGACATGTTCGAGAAGTCCTACGCCGACGTCTTCGCGGGCGACGCCCAGTGGCAGTCGCTCCCGGTCCCGACCGGCAACACCTTCGAGTGGGACGCCGAGTCCACCTACGTCCGCAAGCCCCCGTACTTCGAGGGCATGGGCATGGAGCCGGCCCCGGTCACCGACATCGCCGGCGCCCGCGTCCTCGCCAAGCTGGGCGACTCGGTCACCACCGACCACATCTCCCCGGCCGGCGCGATCAAGGCCGACACGCCGGCCGGCCAGTACCTCACCGAGCACGGTGTGGAGCGCCGCGACTTCAACAGCTACGGCTCCCGCCGAGGCAACCACGAGGTCATGATCCGCGGTACGTTCGCCAACATCCGTCTGCGCAACCAGATCGCGCCGGGCACCGAGGGCGGCTACACGCGCGACTTCACGCAGGAGGGCGGCCCGGTCTCCTTCATCTACGACGCCTCGCAGAACTACCAGGCCGCCGGCACCCCGCTGGTCGTCCTGGCCGGCAAGGAGTACGGCTCCGGCTCGTCCCGCGACTGGGCCGCCAAGGGCACCGCGCTCCTGGGCGTGAAGGCCGTCATCGCCGAGTCGTACGAGCGCATCCACCGCTCGAACCTCATCGGCATGGGCGTCCTGCCGCTGCAGTTCCCGGAGGGCGCCTCCGCCGCGTCCCTCGGCCTGACCGGTGAGGAGACCTTCTCCTTCTCGGGCGTGACCGAGCTGAACGAGGGCACCACGCCGCGCACGGTCAAGGTCAGCACCGACACCGGTGTCGAGTTCGACGCGGTCGTCCGCATCGACACCCCCGGTGAGGCCGACTACTACCGCAACGGCGGCATCATGCAGTACGTGCTGCGGAACCTGATCCGCAAGTAA
- a CDS encoding sensor histidine kinase, with translation MTRRPLSRTRRSPRPLRTRLPLLLTAILVSVCGGLALTTVLAQRAYLTAELDGRVSDAAEHGVTGAARHPERPADLAFLGTGGQPSGLLAARFDTGGEVLAAAVVRRDDRPRALTAAQRSALAGVPDDGAARTRTVPGLGTYRVTALDASGIRVLAGLPMDDLRHTLDGLVRIEAAAGAVALALAGGGCTLAVRRQLRPFGRVAATAAQVARAPLGADRPTVLARVPAPDADPGTEAGQVGVALNRMIDQVEASFAERRRSEERMRRFIADAGHELRTPLASIAGYAELMNRGPGSGGTADLAWRRIGAESARMTGLVENLLLLARLAEGGPLQSAEVDLAVVVAEEVRDARTAGADHVWRVELPLEFPLLVTGDGPRLRQVVSALLANARVHTPPGTTVSVAVETTAGHHTLRVRDDGPGIPRDLLPAVFDPFTRADASRARTGLSEGGSGLGLAVAAAITRAHGGTVRADSAPGRTEFTAEFPATGPSFPLSGHPAPARAPAAGRRASRPLGSSA, from the coding sequence ATGACTCGCCGCCCCCTGTCCCGCACCCGCCGCTCACCCCGCCCGCTGCGCACCCGCCTGCCGCTCCTCCTCACCGCGATCCTCGTCTCCGTGTGCGGCGGGCTCGCGCTCACCACCGTCCTCGCTCAACGCGCCTATCTGACCGCCGAGTTGGACGGCCGGGTCAGCGACGCCGCCGAGCACGGGGTGACCGGTGCCGCGCGCCACCCCGAACGCCCCGCCGACCTCGCCTTCCTCGGTACCGGCGGCCAACCCTCCGGACTCCTCGCCGCCCGGTTCGACACCGGCGGCGAGGTCCTGGCCGCCGCGGTCGTCCGCCGGGACGACCGCCCCCGCGCGCTCACCGCGGCCCAGCGCTCCGCCCTCGCCGGCGTCCCCGACGACGGCGCGGCCCGCACCCGTACCGTCCCCGGCCTCGGCACCTACCGTGTCACCGCGCTCGACGCGAGCGGCATCCGCGTCCTGGCCGGCCTGCCCATGGACGACCTACGGCACACCCTCGACGGACTCGTCCGGATCGAGGCCGCGGCCGGCGCCGTCGCACTCGCACTCGCGGGCGGCGGCTGCACCCTCGCCGTACGTCGGCAGCTGCGCCCGTTCGGCCGGGTCGCCGCCACCGCCGCCCAGGTCGCCCGGGCGCCGCTAGGAGCGGACCGGCCCACCGTCCTCGCCCGGGTCCCCGCACCCGACGCCGACCCCGGCACCGAGGCCGGCCAGGTCGGTGTGGCCCTCAACCGGATGATCGACCAGGTCGAGGCCTCGTTCGCCGAACGCCGGCGCAGCGAGGAACGCATGCGCCGCTTCATCGCCGACGCCGGCCACGAACTGCGCACCCCGCTCGCCTCCATCGCCGGGTACGCCGAGCTGATGAACCGCGGCCCCGGATCCGGCGGCACCGCCGATCTCGCCTGGCGCCGGATCGGCGCGGAGTCGGCCCGGATGACCGGCCTGGTCGAGAACCTGCTGCTGCTCGCCCGCCTCGCCGAGGGCGGGCCCCTCCAGTCGGCCGAGGTGGACCTCGCGGTGGTGGTCGCGGAGGAGGTACGGGACGCCCGCACGGCCGGCGCGGACCACGTATGGCGGGTCGAACTGCCCCTGGAATTCCCGCTCCTGGTCACGGGCGACGGCCCACGCCTGCGGCAGGTGGTGTCCGCCCTGCTGGCCAACGCCCGCGTGCACACCCCGCCCGGTACGACGGTCAGCGTCGCCGTCGAGACCACCGCCGGCCACCACACCCTCCGGGTCCGAGACGACGGCCCCGGCATCCCGCGCGACCTCCTCCCCGCGGTCTTCGACCCCTTCACCCGCGCCGATGCCTCCCGCGCCCGCACGGGCCTCAGCGAGGGCGGCTCGGGCCTGGGGCTGGCCGTGGCGGCGGCGATCACCCGCGCCCACGGCGGCACCGTCCGAGCGGACAGCGCCCCCGGCCGGACGGAGTTCACAGCGGAGTTCCCCGCAACCGGCCCGTCGTTCCCACTGTCCGGACACCCGGCGCCGGCCCGCGCACCCGCCGCCGGACGCCGGGCCTCCCGCCCGCTCGGCAGCTCCGCCTGA
- a CDS encoding helix-turn-helix domain-containing protein — MADDYLVRIGKLIRDARQHRGWTQTQLAEALGTSQSAVNRIERGNQNISLEMIARIGEALDSEIVSLGYAGPMHLRVVGGRRLSGAIDVKTSKNACVALLCASLLNKGRTVLRRVARIEEVYRLLEVLNSIGVRTRWINDGVDLELVPPAELEMAAIDADAAVRTRSIIMFFGPLLHRMDHFKLPYAGGCDLGTRTIEPHMIALRRFGLDIAATEGQYHAQVDRTVRPDRPIVLTERGDTVTENALLAAARYDGVTVIRNASSNYMVQDLCFFLEALGVKVEGIGTTTLTVHGVPNIDVDVDYSPSEDPVEAMSLLAAAVVTESELTVRRVPIEFLEIELAVLEEMGLDHDRSPEYCADNGRTRLVDLTVRPSKLEAPIDKIHPMPFPGLNIDNVPFFAAIAAVAQGKTLIHDWVYDNRAIYLTDLNRLGGRLQLLDPHRVLVEGPTRWRAAEMMCPPALRPAVVVLLAMMAAEGTSVLRNVYVINRGYEDLAERLNSIGAQIETFRDI; from the coding sequence ATGGCAGACGACTACCTCGTACGCATCGGCAAGCTCATCCGTGACGCCCGGCAACACAGAGGCTGGACACAGACGCAGCTCGCGGAGGCGCTCGGCACCAGTCAGAGCGCGGTGAACCGCATCGAGCGTGGGAACCAGAACATCAGCCTTGAGATGATCGCCCGGATCGGTGAAGCCCTGGACAGCGAGATCGTGTCGCTGGGGTACGCAGGGCCGATGCATCTGCGAGTCGTCGGCGGTCGCCGGCTGTCCGGCGCCATCGACGTCAAGACGAGCAAGAACGCCTGTGTGGCGCTGCTGTGCGCGTCCCTGCTCAACAAGGGCCGCACCGTGCTGCGCCGGGTGGCCCGCATCGAGGAGGTGTACCGCCTGCTGGAGGTGCTGAACTCCATCGGCGTGCGCACCCGCTGGATCAACGACGGCGTCGATCTGGAGCTGGTGCCGCCGGCCGAGCTGGAGATGGCGGCGATCGACGCGGACGCCGCCGTACGCACGCGGTCCATCATCATGTTCTTCGGTCCGCTGCTGCACCGCATGGACCACTTCAAGCTGCCGTACGCCGGTGGCTGCGACCTCGGCACCCGGACCATCGAGCCGCACATGATCGCGCTGCGCCGGTTCGGCCTGGACATCGCGGCCACCGAGGGCCAGTACCACGCCCAGGTCGACCGCACGGTCCGGCCCGACCGCCCGATCGTGCTGACCGAGCGCGGCGACACCGTGACCGAGAACGCTCTGCTGGCCGCCGCCCGGTACGACGGCGTCACGGTCATCCGCAACGCCTCCTCCAACTACATGGTCCAGGACCTGTGCTTCTTCCTGGAGGCGCTCGGCGTCAAGGTCGAGGGCATCGGCACCACCACGCTCACCGTGCACGGCGTGCCGAACATCGACGTCGACGTGGACTACTCCCCCTCCGAGGACCCGGTCGAGGCGATGAGCCTCTTGGCCGCCGCCGTGGTGACCGAGTCGGAGCTGACGGTGCGCCGGGTGCCGATCGAGTTCCTGGAGATCGAGCTGGCGGTCCTGGAGGAGATGGGCCTCGACCACGACCGAAGCCCCGAGTACTGCGCGGACAACGGCCGTACGCGCCTGGTGGACCTCACGGTCCGCCCCTCCAAGCTCGAAGCCCCCATCGACAAGATCCACCCCATGCCCTTCCCGGGCCTGAACATCGACAACGTACCGTTCTTCGCGGCCATCGCGGCGGTCGCGCAGGGCAAGACCCTGATCCACGACTGGGTCTACGACAACCGGGCGATCTACCTCACGGACCTCAACCGCCTCGGCGGCCGGCTCCAGCTCCTGGACCCGCATCGCGTCCTGGTCGAGGGCCCGACGCGCTGGCGCGCCGCCGAGATGATGTGCCCGCCGGCCCTGCGCCCCGCCGTGGTCGTCCTGCTGGCGATGATGGCGGCCGAGGGCACGTCGGTGCTGCGCAACGTGTATGTCATCAACCGGGGTTACGAGGATCTTGCCGAGCGCCTGAATTCGATCGGAGCGCAGATCGAGACCTTCCGGGACATCTAG
- a CDS encoding GNAT family N-acetyltransferase, with protein MRDLIRAVTEADWPQVAALEAEAYADTSLTEGEAALRSRAAAGTCFVLDRDGRIAGYVLALPYPRFHYPDLIRAEQTVHHSANLHLHDLVITTPLRRRGLGTRLVRHLTDAARTRGFETMSLIAVAGKEPFWRANGYRPHHEARLPAGYGSGAVYMSARLVALREAS; from the coding sequence ATGCGAGACCTCATACGGGCAGTCACCGAGGCCGACTGGCCCCAGGTCGCGGCCCTGGAGGCCGAGGCGTACGCGGACACCTCGCTCACCGAGGGCGAGGCCGCGCTGCGCTCCCGGGCCGCGGCGGGAACCTGCTTCGTCCTGGACCGCGACGGCCGGATCGCGGGCTATGTACTGGCGCTGCCCTACCCGAGGTTCCACTACCCCGACCTGATCCGGGCCGAGCAGACGGTCCACCACTCCGCCAACCTCCATCTGCACGACCTCGTCATCACCACTCCTCTACGGCGCAGAGGGCTGGGCACCCGGCTGGTCCGCCACCTCACAGACGCGGCCCGAACCCGCGGCTTCGAGACCATGTCGCTGATCGCGGTCGCCGGCAAGGAACCGTTCTGGCGGGCCAACGGCTACCGGCCGCATCATGAGGCGCGCCTGCCGGCCGGTTACGGCAGCGGCGCGGTGTACATGTCGGCGCGGCTGGTCGCACTGCGGGAGGCGAGCTGA
- a CDS encoding PLAT/LH2 domain-containing protein yields MTKTIKRGKGSEACPRGYYALYDHPNCNNSVPGRVLVADESVGNFRDAGDSSFNDSVTCVVNKTTRTLELYEHEKSGGERVDIPPGGPYDLRYIKNANGKSLSDLVSSTRLGDPPSPGLIEGFRRLGYQVAGGKVDKDTGTGQGSSGPLGRVADLGFVATGGKMAGKDTQSEQVAAAEKKAAQKAAATPLVFGVSIKTAKEDWAGTDDDVLCRFQRADRKSEWVKLDSAANDFEAGSWRTYQVSMPGDFGTPQRIALKTSGDDKWLLEWVVVTLPDQTYLHAPYLNDTYIWISQGTPKVGEAGSWPWRHEADLYLGPGDKAVKGEKNPDAENAPETWGESMMKRVRGK; encoded by the coding sequence ATGACCAAGACGATCAAGCGTGGGAAAGGCTCCGAAGCGTGCCCCCGTGGCTACTACGCGCTGTACGACCACCCCAACTGCAACAACTCCGTCCCGGGCAGGGTCCTGGTCGCCGACGAGTCGGTCGGAAACTTCAGGGACGCCGGGGACTCCAGCTTCAACGACTCGGTGACCTGTGTGGTGAACAAGACCACCCGGACGCTGGAGCTCTATGAGCACGAGAAGAGCGGCGGTGAGCGCGTTGATATACCACCCGGCGGCCCGTACGACCTGCGCTACATCAAGAACGCCAACGGCAAGAGCCTGAGCGACCTCGTCTCCTCGACGCGCTTGGGTGACCCGCCGTCGCCCGGACTGATCGAGGGCTTCCGCCGACTCGGATACCAAGTGGCGGGCGGCAAGGTCGACAAGGACACCGGTACAGGCCAGGGCTCCTCCGGTCCGCTCGGCCGCGTCGCCGACCTCGGCTTCGTGGCGACCGGCGGCAAGATGGCCGGCAAGGACACACAATCCGAGCAAGTGGCCGCCGCGGAGAAAAAGGCTGCCCAGAAGGCCGCAGCGACGCCACTGGTGTTCGGCGTGAGCATCAAAACCGCCAAAGAGGACTGGGCCGGTACCGACGACGACGTGCTCTGCCGGTTCCAACGCGCCGACCGCAAGTCGGAGTGGGTCAAGCTGGACTCCGCAGCAAACGATTTCGAGGCCGGTTCTTGGAGGACCTACCAGGTCTCCATGCCAGGCGATTTCGGCACCCCCCAGCGCATCGCGCTCAAGACGAGCGGTGACGACAAGTGGCTCCTCGAGTGGGTCGTCGTGACCCTCCCCGACCAGACGTATCTGCACGCCCCCTACCTCAACGACACGTATATATGGATCAGCCAAGGCACACCCAAGGTGGGCGAAGCAGGTAGCTGGCCGTGGAGGCATGAGGCCGACTTGTACCTCGGCCCCGGGGACAAGGCAGTCAAAGGCGAGAAGAACCCAGACGCGGAAAACGCACCAGAGACATGGGGGGAAAGCATGATGAAACGGGTGAGGGGAAAGTAG
- a CDS encoding cold-shock protein, with product MPLGRIAVYNDADGVGIITGEDGELRPFSGMETQTTREGQRVLFDVVGKKATNVIAIR from the coding sequence ATGCCGCTCGGAAGGATCGCCGTGTACAACGACGCGGACGGCGTGGGCATCATCACCGGTGAGGACGGCGAGCTGCGCCCGTTCTCCGGCATGGAGACGCAGACCACGCGCGAGGGGCAGCGGGTGCTTTTCGACGTCGTCGGCAAGAAGGCCACGAATGTGATCGCCATTCGGTGA
- a CDS encoding MFS transporter, with the protein MATPSFRRAKWSIAALFCFLGFQYGTWVSRLPALKTRLDLGAGEVGLLLMACGAGAAASFPLVAVLMRRLGSRRLSLASAGCLIAVLAALSAVPDYPLALLAVCVDGVAVGCLNVAMNAQGAALEQTYDRTAMSQLHATFSAGLLAAALLSSGVTTLTTSLPGHFALAGALLLLLLVCARPALLTHTEPDRPNEPRRMGRWTLPSWTTLLMGCAMAFGTITEGAMNDWSTLYLKDEVKASATVAPLGIAVVSVMMLLARLRADRWRTRFGDGRVVRAGSACVGLGAAAITPCVYVVAAGHGSDALALVAAMGTTGLLAGPALIGFVAGATNLTLGMTTVAVSALIVTVTAFWIPWAGRVSVSAAPGASVPAHENA; encoded by the coding sequence ATGGCCACGCCCTCCTTCCGGCGCGCCAAGTGGTCGATCGCCGCGCTCTTCTGCTTCCTCGGCTTCCAGTACGGCACCTGGGTATCCCGACTCCCCGCGCTCAAGACCCGGCTGGACCTGGGAGCCGGGGAGGTGGGCCTGCTGCTGATGGCCTGCGGGGCCGGCGCGGCGGCCTCCTTCCCGCTGGTCGCCGTCCTGATGCGCCGCCTCGGCTCCCGTCGGCTGTCCCTGGCCTCGGCCGGGTGCCTGATCGCCGTACTGGCGGCCCTGTCCGCCGTACCCGACTACCCGCTGGCGCTGCTGGCCGTGTGCGTGGACGGGGTCGCGGTCGGCTGCCTGAACGTGGCCATGAACGCCCAGGGAGCCGCGCTGGAGCAGACGTACGACCGCACCGCCATGTCCCAGCTGCACGCCACGTTCAGCGCGGGCCTGCTCGCCGCGGCCCTGCTCAGCTCAGGTGTGACGACGCTGACCACCTCCCTCCCGGGCCATTTCGCCCTGGCCGGCGCTCTGTTGCTGCTCCTGCTCGTGTGCGCCCGCCCCGCCCTGCTGACCCACACGGAACCGGACAGACCCAACGAGCCTCGCCGCATGGGCCGTTGGACCCTCCCCTCCTGGACGACCCTCCTGATGGGCTGCGCCATGGCCTTCGGCACGATCACCGAGGGCGCCATGAACGACTGGTCGACGCTCTACCTGAAGGACGAGGTCAAGGCGTCCGCGACGGTGGCGCCGCTGGGCATCGCGGTCGTCTCCGTGATGATGCTGCTGGCCCGCCTGCGCGCGGACCGCTGGCGCACCCGCTTCGGCGACGGCCGGGTGGTCCGGGCCGGCAGCGCCTGCGTCGGCCTCGGCGCGGCCGCCATCACCCCGTGCGTCTACGTCGTGGCCGCAGGCCACGGCTCCGACGCCCTGGCGCTGGTCGCCGCGATGGGCACCACGGGCCTCCTGGCGGGCCCCGCCCTGATCGGCTTCGTGGCGGGCGCGACGAACCTGACCCTGGGCATGACCACGGTTGCCGTATCGGCCCTGATCGTCACGGTGACGGCGTTCTGGATCCCCTGGGCCGGCCGCGTCTCCGTATCCGCCGCCCCCGGGGCTTCAGTTCCGGCGCACGAGAACGCGTAG
- a CDS encoding phytoene/squalene synthase family protein: MRGWKKSLDAAGVREPGLRADYDRQRQLVRRFRRTAYLAARLLLPGPLLPHVVAMTAVMHHGDNVLDTGPLPQREAAWADWEQRVQEALKTGTSDTPLLRALVHTVSARPRLRETVETYLETATAELRFAGFATEADYQAYVDAYSFPAFMLVADLLGPDDDDRGYRAACRTFIDGSQRLDFVNDLAEDLREGRVGIPAATLERFSLGAAELAAGRSGGLDALVADQVAVARASLTAARELPTLIPAPGRRLVRALVEIELLTADAVRARGAGVLRGSVSPPPVRALRVLVRRN; encoded by the coding sequence ATGCGAGGGTGGAAGAAGAGCCTGGACGCGGCCGGCGTCCGGGAACCAGGACTGCGTGCGGACTACGACCGGCAGCGGCAGCTGGTGCGGAGATTCCGGCGCACCGCTTACCTGGCCGCCAGGCTGCTGCTGCCGGGGCCGTTGCTGCCGCACGTGGTGGCCATGACCGCCGTGATGCACCACGGGGACAACGTCCTGGACACCGGGCCGCTGCCACAGCGCGAGGCGGCCTGGGCCGACTGGGAGCAGCGGGTGCAGGAGGCGTTGAAGACCGGGACGAGTGACACCCCGCTGCTGCGTGCGCTCGTGCACACCGTGTCCGCCCGGCCTCGGCTGCGCGAGACCGTGGAGACCTATCTGGAGACCGCCACGGCCGAACTGCGCTTCGCCGGCTTCGCCACCGAGGCCGACTATCAGGCCTATGTGGACGCCTACTCGTTCCCCGCCTTCATGCTGGTCGCGGACCTGCTCGGGCCGGATGACGACGACCGGGGGTACCGGGCCGCGTGCCGGACCTTCATCGACGGCAGCCAGCGGCTCGACTTCGTCAACGACCTCGCCGAGGACCTGCGGGAGGGTCGCGTGGGCATCCCGGCGGCCACCCTGGAACGCTTCTCGCTCGGCGCGGCCGAGCTGGCGGCGGGCCGCTCCGGCGGCTTGGACGCGCTGGTGGCGGACCAAGTCGCCGTCGCCCGCGCCTCCTTGACGGCCGCCCGGGAGCTGCCCACGCTGATCCCGGCTCCCGGACGGCGGCTCGTGCGTGCGCTGGTCGAGATCGAACTGCTCACCGCGGACGCGGTACGGGCGCGCGGCGCCGGGGTGCTGCGCGGTTCCGTGAGCCCGCCGCCGGTCCGGGCCCTACGCGTTCTCGTGCGCCGGAACTGA
- a CDS encoding putative quinol monooxygenase encodes MSEQIRLVILITTLPGRGHEQIAAFERLAPTVRAEEGCLRYDLHQVAGDPDRFVLIEQWAGRQALDAHDAAPHMVEADAANKAFRAGPAEVIRLAADPVA; translated from the coding sequence ATGTCAGAGCAGATACGACTTGTCATCCTGATCACCACCCTCCCCGGCCGGGGTCACGAGCAGATCGCCGCCTTCGAACGCCTCGCCCCGACCGTCCGCGCCGAAGAGGGGTGCCTGCGCTACGACCTGCACCAGGTGGCCGGCGACCCGGACCGGTTCGTCCTGATCGAACAGTGGGCCGGCCGGCAAGCCCTCGATGCCCATGACGCCGCCCCCCACATGGTCGAAGCCGACGCCGCCAACAAGGCGTTCCGCGCCGGGCCGGCCGAGGTGATCCGTCTGGCGGCTGACCCCGTGGCTTGA